One stretch of Labrenzia sp. CE80 DNA includes these proteins:
- a CDS encoding xanthine dehydrogenase family protein subunit M has protein sequence MIPGEFIYHRPSSVSEAVSLLVSHGDEARPLAGGHSLIPMMKLRMAAPEHLIDLSGVADLKGIQEVGDTIVIGAMTTQHELVNSDLLIAKLPIIRETSLMIADPQIRYMGTIGGNLANGDPGNDMPGLMQCLNAVYVLAGPDGERDVAARDFYEAAYFTALAPEELVTAVKIPTPPSGHGFAYEKLKRKVGDYATAAAAVLVTMSGDTVSSCSVALTNVADTPLYAAEASEILNGSTLDADTVKRAVAAAEAITMPAADGRGPAEYRTKMAGVMLERALARAAERAKG, from the coding sequence GTGATCCCCGGAGAGTTTATTTATCACAGGCCGTCGTCTGTTTCGGAAGCCGTATCGCTTCTGGTCAGCCACGGCGATGAAGCTCGGCCTCTGGCCGGCGGACACAGTCTGATCCCCATGATGAAGCTGCGGATGGCAGCGCCTGAACATCTCATTGATTTGAGCGGCGTTGCGGATCTCAAGGGTATTCAGGAAGTCGGCGACACGATCGTTATCGGCGCCATGACAACCCAGCACGAATTGGTCAATTCGGATCTGCTGATCGCCAAGTTGCCGATCATTCGCGAAACATCACTGATGATCGCAGACCCTCAAATCCGGTACATGGGCACAATTGGCGGCAACCTCGCCAACGGCGATCCGGGCAACGATATGCCTGGCCTCATGCAATGTCTGAACGCGGTCTACGTGCTCGCTGGTCCGGATGGTGAGAGGGACGTCGCAGCTCGCGATTTCTACGAGGCGGCCTACTTTACGGCACTTGCTCCTGAAGAACTGGTGACGGCAGTCAAAATCCCGACCCCGCCATCAGGCCATGGCTTTGCCTATGAAAAATTGAAACGCAAAGTCGGCGACTATGCCACCGCCGCGGCCGCCGTTTTGGTCACCATGTCCGGCGACACGGTTTCAAGCTGTTCGGTGGCGCTGACGAACGTGGCTGACACACCGCTTTATGCCGCTGAGGCGAGTGAGATACTCAACGGGTCGACACTCGATGCCGATACGGTCAAGCGCGCTGTCGCAGCGGCCGAAGCCATCACCATGCCGGCCGCCGATGGCCGTGGACCTGCCGAGTATCGCACGAAAATGGCCGGCGTAATGCTGGAGCGGGCTCTGGCCCGTGCCGCAGAACGCGCAAAAGGCTGA
- a CDS encoding FAD-binding oxidoreductase has protein sequence MPTALPKRYDLAVVGGGIFGLSIAYEALKHGMNVVVLEADKVGAGASGGLLGALMPHMPARWNPKKEFQFQALSSLEAHARALEAATGLTTGYKRCGRILPLTTQDKFDHHIERAEEALDRWQPQSTGFTYEVESAGSRSDWLCADAAPFGIVYETLAARISPRAYLRALASYVRDHGLLLEGTVFDGYDEAAGLLHLSTMGQQLAADRLVLASGPACFKQIAALTGEVIGRGEKGQALLLAGAGLENHPAIYCDGLYVVPHDDGTIAVGSTSDRDFTTSAIDPERTDELIRRATTFCPALKGRELLTVWAGIRPRCNRRDALVGQLPNSSRVFAATGGFKISFGIAHLIAKCLVADLMRQETEISLPPSYLPGHHFSQFGQDHPR, from the coding sequence ATGCCCACTGCCCTGCCCAAACGCTATGACCTTGCCGTGGTCGGCGGAGGTATATTCGGCCTCTCCATCGCCTACGAGGCTCTTAAACATGGCATGAACGTTGTCGTGCTGGAGGCAGACAAGGTGGGCGCCGGTGCGAGCGGCGGACTTCTCGGCGCGCTCATGCCGCATATGCCGGCGCGCTGGAACCCCAAAAAGGAATTTCAGTTCCAGGCACTCTCCAGCCTCGAAGCGCACGCACGTGCGCTGGAAGCTGCGACAGGCCTTACCACGGGCTACAAGCGCTGCGGCCGGATCCTTCCGCTGACCACCCAGGATAAATTCGACCATCATATCGAGCGCGCTGAGGAAGCGCTGGACCGCTGGCAACCACAGAGCACCGGCTTTACCTATGAAGTCGAATCTGCCGGCAGCCGCTCTGACTGGCTTTGCGCCGATGCTGCGCCTTTCGGAATTGTCTATGAAACCTTGGCGGCCCGGATCTCGCCAAGAGCCTACTTGAGAGCGCTTGCCTCTTATGTCCGAGACCACGGGCTGTTGCTCGAGGGAACTGTTTTTGATGGCTACGATGAAGCCGCTGGCTTATTGCACCTATCGACCATGGGACAACAGCTTGCCGCCGACAGACTGGTTCTCGCAAGCGGCCCTGCCTGTTTCAAGCAGATTGCAGCCTTAACCGGTGAGGTGATCGGGCGTGGTGAAAAGGGGCAGGCGCTCCTGCTGGCAGGGGCCGGCCTCGAAAATCATCCAGCCATCTATTGCGACGGCCTCTATGTTGTGCCCCATGACGATGGAACAATCGCAGTCGGCAGCACATCGGACAGAGACTTTACGACTTCGGCCATTGACCCCGAACGCACCGATGAGCTGATACGACGCGCCACGACGTTCTGTCCGGCTCTCAAGGGGCGCGAGCTTTTAACGGTTTGGGCAGGCATTCGCCCGCGCTGCAACAGGCGTGACGCCTTGGTCGGGCAATTGCCCAACAGTTCGCGGGTCTTCGCTGCCACCGGCGGCTTCAAGATTTCCTTCGGCATCGCCCATCTGATCGCAAAGTGCCTGGTCGCAGATCTCATGAGACAAGAAACCGAGATTTCACTTCCGCCGAGCTACTTGCCAGGGCACCATTTTTCGCAATTCGGCCAAGATCACCCGCGTTGA
- a CDS encoding MHYT domain-containing protein, whose protein sequence is MSVSHEPWLVALSLVVAFQGSFVGLSLSVQVTDAVDPRRRLLLAGAALTLALAIWSMHFVGMLAAQLPVAVDFLVLPTLLSFLVCVLVVGLAVFAASHGSLTALRLGLSALVMGAGICIMHYLGMYALHASSNMSHDPVYIVASFLVAFNAAGLALWLSFGVGRQPPIVVSALVLALAISAMHYTAMAGMTLTPRDEVVGFGLPSVSPGTLAIVVACVAFLVSGLFLLALVPARQELVASSHNLGGDFEETAQSLAANDVDAEMEDAVSAEAREQALEADAKRPPAGLQAAPGQRGSSGFKRTLPVERDGVKCQIGIQDVVSVQADAHYTQLFDGVRTLFCPLAISEVERLLDPKLFSRVHRSHIVNLTRVDGYKRAGDSGVLTLQGEEPHQVPVSRSRWSRVKARLVDRGDRDNELQSTAAAQ, encoded by the coding sequence ATGTCCGTTTCGCACGAGCCTTGGCTCGTTGCTTTGTCCCTGGTGGTGGCTTTTCAAGGCAGTTTCGTTGGCTTGAGCCTCTCTGTTCAGGTGACAGATGCGGTTGATCCGCGACGAAGGTTGCTGCTTGCTGGCGCTGCGTTGACCTTGGCCTTGGCGATTTGGTCGATGCATTTCGTCGGCATGCTCGCGGCCCAACTGCCCGTGGCCGTTGATTTTCTCGTGTTGCCGACACTGCTCTCCTTTCTGGTGTGTGTTCTTGTCGTTGGGTTGGCCGTATTTGCCGCCAGCCATGGATCTCTCACGGCCCTCCGTCTCGGTTTGTCGGCCCTGGTGATGGGAGCGGGCATCTGCATCATGCATTATCTGGGCATGTACGCCCTCCATGCGTCTTCGAACATGAGCCACGATCCGGTCTATATCGTCGCTAGTTTTCTCGTTGCCTTTAACGCCGCCGGCCTGGCGCTCTGGCTTTCATTCGGCGTTGGCCGGCAACCGCCTATCGTTGTTTCCGCTCTCGTGCTGGCTCTTGCGATTTCGGCTATGCATTATACCGCTATGGCGGGCATGACGCTCACCCCGCGTGACGAGGTTGTCGGCTTTGGGTTACCGTCCGTTTCGCCCGGCACGCTTGCAATTGTGGTGGCTTGCGTTGCTTTCCTGGTCTCGGGCCTCTTTCTTCTTGCCCTCGTGCCTGCTCGTCAGGAATTGGTGGCCAGTTCGCACAATCTTGGCGGTGACTTCGAAGAAACAGCGCAGAGCCTTGCTGCGAATGATGTAGACGCAGAAATGGAAGATGCCGTCTCAGCCGAGGCAAGGGAGCAGGCATTAGAAGCTGACGCGAAGAGACCTCCGGCCGGGCTGCAGGCAGCGCCAGGTCAACGAGGAAGCTCCGGTTTCAAGCGGACACTGCCGGTTGAGCGAGATGGTGTGAAATGCCAGATCGGTATTCAGGACGTCGTTTCCGTTCAGGCCGATGCGCACTACACCCAGTTGTTCGACGGAGTGCGAACACTCTTCTGCCCACTGGCTATCAGCGAAGTCGAACGGCTCCTGGATCCAAAATTGTTCAGCCGGGTCCATCGCAGCCATATCGTCAACCTCACACGCGTGGATGGTTACAAGCGCGCCGGGGATAGCGGTGTGCTGACGCTGCAGGGCGAAGAGCCACACCAGGTTCCTGTCAGCCGTTCCCGTTGGAGCCGCGTCAAAGCCCGTCTCGTTGATCGCGGTGACAGGGACAACGAGCTGCAATCAACGGCCGCAGCGCAATAG
- a CDS encoding MoxR family ATPase, with translation MTTTKQQLATALAETGYVADEGLATALVLTEMLKRPLLLEGEAGVGKTEVAKALAKLENTDLIRLQCYEGLDRSDAIYEWNYQRQLLAIKAHEGSGETADAIEEAVFSEKYLLERPLLAAIRQDTAPVLLIDEIDRADEEFEAFLLEILSDYQVSIPELGTVGAKSIPRVVLTSNGTRELSDALRRRCLYHYVDYPAPDREARILLSRVEGLDAKLALQIAELIGNLRKEDLAKVPGVAETIDWASALIGLGGRNNLHDQRELVFETLACVLKTREDQARVTRDVTDRLLGKVA, from the coding sequence ATGACAACAACCAAGCAGCAACTGGCAACGGCACTGGCCGAAACCGGCTATGTGGCAGACGAAGGTCTCGCGACAGCGCTGGTCCTGACCGAAATGCTGAAGCGGCCATTGCTTCTTGAGGGCGAGGCCGGCGTTGGCAAGACCGAAGTTGCCAAGGCATTGGCCAAGCTTGAAAATACCGACTTGATCCGCCTGCAGTGCTATGAAGGACTGGATCGTTCGGACGCTATTTACGAGTGGAATTATCAACGCCAGCTTCTGGCGATCAAGGCCCATGAAGGCTCCGGCGAAACCGCCGATGCGATCGAGGAAGCGGTGTTTTCCGAAAAATACCTGCTGGAACGCCCCTTGCTGGCCGCGATCCGGCAGGACACGGCTCCGGTTCTGCTGATCGACGAGATTGACCGGGCTGACGAAGAGTTTGAAGCCTTCCTCTTAGAGATCCTGTCGGATTATCAGGTGTCGATCCCCGAGCTTGGGACCGTCGGGGCGAAGAGCATTCCGCGTGTCGTGCTGACCTCCAATGGCACACGCGAACTCTCCGATGCCCTGCGGCGGCGTTGTCTCTATCACTACGTTGACTATCCGGCGCCCGATCGTGAGGCGCGGATCCTGCTTAGCCGTGTCGAGGGTCTCGATGCAAAGCTGGCGCTGCAAATCGCAGAACTGATAGGCAACTTGCGCAAGGAAGACTTGGCCAAGGTGCCCGGCGTTGCCGAGACCATCGACTGGGCCTCTGCGCTGATTGGTCTTGGCGGTCGCAACAACCTGCATGATCAGCGCGAGCTCGTCTTTGAGACGCTGGCCTGCGTCCTGAAGACAAGAGAAGACCAGGCGCGCGTCACCAGGGACGTGACCGACCGGCTCCTGGGCAAGGTTGCCTGA
- the mnmD gene encoding tRNA (5-methylaminomethyl-2-thiouridine)(34)-methyltransferase MnmD — translation MSKTIPKPPDGGSALHSAPDLEWLEEDVPKASAFQDTYFSRAGGLEETRHVFLGGNGLPERWQDCETFAIAEFGFGTGLNFLTTLHALRRLGTAPQLKFLSFELFPMTKDQLERALGAFPELATETQELLQTWAPEPGWCRFAFEGAELLLAIGDARVMVDDLLGGKVVMPEIDAWFLDGFSPSRNPELWSEELLKAACDLTAADGTLATYTSAGWVRRNLQAAGFAIDKRRGFAGKREMVVGKKG, via the coding sequence ATGAGCAAAACAATACCAAAGCCGCCTGACGGTGGGTCGGCGTTGCATTCTGCGCCTGACCTGGAGTGGCTGGAGGAAGACGTGCCAAAGGCATCAGCCTTTCAGGATACCTATTTCTCTCGTGCCGGCGGACTGGAAGAAACACGCCACGTCTTCCTGGGCGGAAATGGTCTTCCGGAGCGCTGGCAGGATTGTGAGACTTTTGCAATCGCTGAATTCGGTTTTGGAACTGGGCTGAACTTTCTCACCACGTTACATGCACTGCGTAGGCTTGGCACGGCTCCACAGCTGAAATTTCTGTCGTTCGAACTGTTTCCAATGACCAAAGATCAGCTGGAACGTGCACTTGGTGCTTTTCCGGAGCTAGCGACTGAAACGCAAGAACTTCTTCAGACATGGGCTCCGGAACCCGGTTGGTGTCGCTTCGCCTTCGAGGGCGCCGAGCTTCTTTTGGCGATCGGTGATGCGCGCGTGATGGTCGATGACCTCCTGGGTGGAAAGGTTGTCATGCCTGAAATCGATGCCTGGTTTCTCGACGGTTTTAGCCCCTCAAGAAACCCGGAGCTTTGGAGCGAGGAGCTGCTGAAAGCGGCTTGTGATCTAACGGCAGCAGATGGGACCCTTGCAACCTACACCTCCGCCGGTTGGGTTCGCCGCAATCTCCAGGCTGCCGGCTTCGCCATCGACAAGCGCAGGGGCTTTGCCGGCAAGCGGGAGATGGTTGTCGGAAAGAAAGGCTGA
- a CDS encoding VWA domain-containing protein, translating to MAALVLETCDDIGAALRMRLAGFVRSLRDSGFKVGLAETNDALALLRSTLSSRPHELKGAFRALFCGRRSDWQAFDEIFDAYWFAKGLKGAIKSVGDSPKKGVKTIRELADASVQTTDGPAGDVERTAGEEEDEDSEAETDAKREGASIADNLGQTDFRKIHDPEAMERAHRLAERLAHSMRVRLTRRDRQKRKGPRLDLRRTIRHSISHGGTPIELIRKGPRERQLRLVVLLDASGSMNNYTGVFTRFVHGILDNFREAEAFLFHTRLVHVSSALSERDAARALDRMGLMAQGVGGGTKIGEAIAEFNRWHAARVIHSRTCVMILSDGYDTGDPQQLGAEMAALRRRCRRIVWLNPLIGWQGYEPTAGGMSAALPHVDLFAPAHNLDSLAALEPYLAKL from the coding sequence ATGGCCGCTCTCGTCCTTGAAACCTGCGATGACATCGGCGCCGCATTGCGCATGCGGCTTGCCGGTTTCGTTCGCTCCCTGCGTGACAGCGGGTTCAAGGTCGGCTTGGCTGAAACAAATGATGCTCTCGCCTTGCTCAGATCAACCTTGTCTTCGCGGCCCCATGAGCTGAAGGGTGCTTTCCGGGCACTGTTCTGCGGCCGCCGGTCGGACTGGCAAGCCTTTGACGAGATCTTCGACGCCTACTGGTTTGCCAAGGGGCTCAAGGGAGCGATCAAGAGCGTCGGCGATAGCCCCAAGAAGGGCGTGAAGACCATCCGCGAGTTGGCCGACGCTAGCGTTCAAACCACCGACGGCCCCGCTGGTGATGTCGAGCGGACAGCCGGTGAGGAGGAAGATGAAGACAGCGAGGCCGAGACCGATGCGAAGCGTGAGGGCGCCAGCATTGCCGACAATCTTGGCCAGACCGATTTCCGAAAGATCCATGATCCGGAAGCTATGGAACGCGCGCACCGGCTCGCCGAACGTCTTGCGCACTCCATGCGGGTGCGGCTTACCCGCCGCGATCGGCAAAAGCGCAAGGGACCGCGCCTCGATCTGCGCCGGACTATCCGTCATTCGATCTCGCACGGCGGCACTCCAATTGAATTGATCCGAAAGGGGCCACGGGAGCGTCAGCTGCGTCTGGTCGTGCTTCTGGATGCCTCAGGGTCCATGAACAATTACACCGGTGTCTTCACCCGGTTTGTTCACGGCATTCTTGACAATTTCCGCGAGGCAGAGGCGTTTTTGTTTCACACGCGTCTTGTGCATGTCTCTTCGGCGCTGAGCGAACGTGATGCGGCCAGAGCGCTCGACCGGATGGGGTTGATGGCGCAGGGCGTAGGCGGAGGCACCAAGATCGGTGAGGCCATCGCCGAGTTCAATCGCTGGCATGCAGCGAGGGTCATTCATTCGCGCACATGCGTCATGATTTTGTCCGATGGCTATGACACCGGCGATCCGCAGCAACTTGGCGCGGAAATGGCGGCACTGCGCCGGAGGTGCAGACGCATTGTCTGGCTCAATCCCTTGATCGGATGGCAGGGATACGAACCAACGGCAGGGGGGATGTCCGCTGCACTTCCTCACGTTGACCTGTTTGCCCCGGCGCACAATCTGGACAGCCTGGCGGCGCTCGAACCCTATCTCGCGAAGCTTTGA
- a CDS encoding SDR family oxidoreductase, with the protein MALAGKTVLVTGASSGIGRQTAKAFLQAGASVILTGRRQERLQATADESGGDAFCVPCDVSDADQIEELFKAIKHRFGRLDVCFNNAGNNVPAKTIDEITVAEWQTVLNVNLHGAFLIARGAFEIMRHQSPQGGRIINNGSISAHVPRPGSAPYTATKHAITGLTKSLSLDGRPFDIACGQIDIGNAASEMTANFSQGLPQANGSFMPEPVMDVSHIADAVLHMADLPLSANVQFMTIMATKMPLIGRG; encoded by the coding sequence ATGGCCCTTGCAGGAAAAACCGTTCTCGTCACCGGCGCAAGTTCGGGAATCGGACGGCAAACAGCTAAGGCGTTTCTGCAAGCTGGCGCGAGCGTCATCCTCACTGGCCGGCGGCAGGAGCGCCTTCAGGCGACCGCCGATGAAAGCGGTGGTGATGCATTCTGCGTTCCCTGTGACGTTTCGGATGCCGATCAGATCGAGGAGCTATTCAAGGCGATCAAGCACCGATTCGGTAGGCTTGACGTCTGTTTCAACAACGCCGGAAACAACGTGCCCGCGAAGACGATCGACGAGATCACGGTGGCGGAATGGCAGACGGTGTTGAACGTCAATCTGCACGGAGCTTTTCTGATCGCACGTGGGGCCTTCGAGATCATGCGCCATCAGAGCCCGCAGGGCGGACGCATCATTAACAATGGCTCGATCTCTGCGCATGTGCCACGTCCTGGCTCGGCGCCCTACACCGCAACGAAACATGCCATCACCGGACTGACGAAGTCATTGTCTCTGGACGGGCGGCCATTCGACATTGCCTGCGGCCAGATCGACATTGGCAATGCAGCGTCTGAGATGACCGCCAACTTCTCGCAAGGCTTGCCGCAAGCGAATGGCAGCTTCATGCCCGAGCCGGTGATGGATGTATCCCATATTGCCGACGCGGTACTCCATATGGCGGATCTGCCGCTTTCCGCCAATGTGCAGTTCATGACCATCATGGCGACGAAAATGCCGCTCATTGGACGTGGCTGA
- a CDS encoding (2Fe-2S)-binding protein has protein sequence MEQIPVTMTVNGKKVQRFVEPRTLLIHFLREDLNLTGPHIGCETSHCGACTVDMNGMSVKSCTLFAAQANNAELTTIEGMANADGTLSALQEGFRQMHGLQCGFCTPGMITRAHTLLQENPDPTEEEIRFGIAGNLCRCTGYQNIVKAIQYAAAKLNGRDYQEAAE, from the coding sequence ATTGAACAGATCCCGGTGACGATGACCGTCAACGGCAAGAAGGTGCAGCGCTTCGTTGAGCCACGTACGCTTCTGATCCATTTTTTGCGCGAAGACCTGAACCTGACCGGCCCGCACATCGGTTGCGAGACGTCCCATTGCGGCGCCTGCACCGTTGATATGAACGGCATGTCGGTCAAGTCTTGCACGCTCTTTGCCGCCCAGGCGAACAACGCCGAGCTGACCACGATCGAGGGAATGGCGAATGCGGATGGCACATTGTCTGCGCTCCAGGAAGGCTTCCGCCAAATGCATGGTCTGCAGTGCGGCTTCTGTACGCCGGGCATGATCACCCGCGCGCATACATTGCTTCAGGAAAATCCGGATCCGACCGAAGAGGAAATCCGCTTTGGCATTGCGGGCAACCTCTGTCGTTGCACCGGTTACCAGAACATCGTGAAGGCCATCCAATACGCCGCAGCGAAGCTGAACGGCCGTGACTATCAGGAGGCTGCAGAATGA
- a CDS encoding aerobic carbon-monoxide dehydrogenase large subunit: MNDMTPSREQREAALEGMGCKRKRVEDIRFTQGKGKYVDDIKMPGMLHGDFVRSPYAHAKVTKIDATEALKIPGVIAVLTAEDLKGVNLAWMPTLAGDVQMVLADGKVLYQNQEVAFVVAEDRYIADDAIQLIEVEYEELPVLVDPFKSMDPDAPVLRPDLEGKMEGAHGPRKHHNHIFNWSVGDEDATDKAFAEAEVTVKEMISYHRTHPSPLETCQCLASMDKVNGELTLYGTFQAPHVIRTVASLLSTIPEHKIHVIAPDVGGGFGNKVGAYPGYICSIVASIVTGQPVKWVEDRMENLSTTSFARDYHMTTEIAAKKDGTVTGLKVHVLGDHGGFDACADPSKWPAGFFNIVTGSYDFPVAHLSVDGVYTNKAPGGVAYRCSFRVTEAAYCIERGMDVLAQKLGMDPADLRLKNFIKPEQFPYNSALGWEYDSGDYHTAMHKAMDAIDYRGLREEQKAKQEAFKRGETREIMGIGVCFFTEIVGAGPSKNCDILGVAMFDSAEIRIHPTGSVISRMGSKSQGQGHETTWAQIIATEIGIPAADIMVEEGDTDTAPYGLGTYGSRSTPVAGAAIALAARKIRAKAQMIAAHMLEVSEFDLEWDIDGFQVKGNPEARKSMKEIAWAAYNAPPPGIEPGLEAVSYYDPPNMTYPFGAYFCVMDIDVDTGVAKTRRFYALDDCGTRINPMIIEGQVHGGLTEAFAIAMGQEISYDEMGNVMGASFMDFFLPTAVETPHWETDHTVTPSPHHPIGAKGVGESPNVGGVPAFSNAVNDAFGFLGSTHIQMPHDAWRVWQVAKNLGAHG, encoded by the coding sequence ATGAATGACATGACCCCGTCACGGGAACAGCGCGAAGCCGCCCTCGAAGGCATGGGCTGCAAGCGCAAGCGCGTTGAAGACATTCGTTTCACCCAGGGCAAGGGCAAGTATGTCGACGACATCAAAATGCCTGGCATGCTGCATGGCGATTTCGTCCGCTCTCCCTACGCCCACGCCAAGGTCACAAAGATCGATGCGACCGAGGCCCTGAAAATACCGGGTGTGATCGCGGTCCTCACTGCGGAAGACCTGAAGGGCGTGAACCTGGCCTGGATGCCGACATTGGCCGGCGACGTCCAGATGGTTCTGGCCGACGGCAAGGTACTGTATCAGAACCAGGAAGTCGCCTTCGTCGTAGCCGAAGACCGCTACATCGCCGACGATGCGATCCAGCTGATCGAGGTTGAGTACGAGGAACTGCCTGTCCTGGTCGATCCGTTCAAGTCTATGGACCCGGACGCTCCGGTGCTGCGACCTGATCTGGAAGGCAAGATGGAAGGGGCTCACGGACCGCGTAAGCATCACAACCACATCTTCAATTGGTCAGTTGGTGATGAAGATGCAACGGACAAGGCCTTTGCTGAGGCCGAGGTCACGGTAAAGGAGATGATTTCCTATCACCGGACACATCCATCTCCACTGGAGACCTGCCAGTGCCTTGCTTCTATGGACAAGGTGAACGGTGAGCTGACGCTTTACGGCACCTTCCAGGCGCCTCACGTCATTCGCACGGTCGCCTCGCTGCTTTCGACCATCCCCGAGCACAAGATACATGTGATTGCGCCTGATGTCGGTGGCGGCTTTGGCAACAAGGTTGGCGCATATCCGGGCTATATCTGCTCGATTGTCGCGTCGATTGTCACCGGGCAGCCGGTGAAGTGGGTTGAGGACCGCATGGAGAACCTCTCCACCACGTCCTTTGCGCGCGACTACCACATGACCACCGAGATTGCGGCCAAGAAGGACGGCACTGTAACAGGTCTCAAGGTTCACGTTCTGGGTGACCATGGTGGCTTCGACGCCTGCGCCGATCCCAGCAAGTGGCCCGCCGGCTTCTTCAATATCGTCACCGGGTCTTATGACTTCCCGGTGGCGCACTTGTCCGTCGACGGTGTCTACACCAACAAGGCGCCGGGCGGTGTCGCATACCGCTGCTCCTTCCGGGTGACCGAGGCAGCATACTGCATCGAGCGCGGTATGGATGTTCTGGCCCAAAAGCTTGGGATGGATCCTGCGGACCTTCGTCTGAAGAACTTCATCAAGCCGGAGCAGTTCCCCTACAACTCGGCTCTCGGCTGGGAGTATGACAGCGGCGATTATCACACCGCCATGCACAAGGCGATGGATGCCATCGATTACCGCGGGCTACGCGAGGAACAAAAGGCCAAGCAGGAAGCGTTCAAGCGCGGCGAAACCCGGGAAATCATGGGTATCGGCGTCTGCTTCTTCACCGAGATCGTCGGCGCCGGTCCCTCCAAGAACTGCGACATTCTCGGCGTGGCCATGTTCGACAGCGCGGAGATCCGCATTCATCCCACCGGCTCAGTGATTTCCCGCATGGGCAGTAAGTCCCAGGGGCAGGGTCACGAAACCACCTGGGCGCAGATCATTGCCACCGAAATTGGTATTCCGGCAGCGGACATTATGGTCGAAGAAGGTGATACGGACACCGCGCCATATGGTCTTGGGACGTATGGTTCGCGTTCGACACCGGTCGCAGGTGCAGCCATCGCCCTTGCGGCTCGCAAGATCCGCGCGAAAGCGCAGATGATTGCGGCACACATGCTCGAAGTCTCTGAGTTCGATCTCGAATGGGACATCGATGGGTTCCAGGTGAAGGGCAATCCGGAAGCACGCAAGTCGATGAAGGAAATCGCCTGGGCAGCCTATAACGCGCCGCCCCCCGGCATTGAGCCGGGCCTTGAGGCCGTATCCTACTACGACCCGCCCAACATGACCTATCCGTTCGGCGCTTATTTCTGCGTAATGGATATCGATGTCGACACTGGCGTCGCCAAAACCCGTCGCTTCTATGCTCTGGATGATTGCGGAACACGCATCAACCCGATGATCATTGAGGGGCAGGTTCACGGCGGCCTGACAGAAGCCTTCGCCATCGCGATGGGTCAGGAGATCAGCTACGACGAGATGGGCAATGTCATGGGAGCGTCCTTTATGGACTTCTTCCTGCCGACTGCGGTCGAGACCCCGCATTGGGAGACCGACCACACGGTGACACCAAGTCCGCATCACCCGATTGGTGCAAAGGGCGTTGGCGAAAGCCCCAACGTGGGCGGTGTCCCGGCCTTCTCCAATGCGGTCAACGACGCCTTTGGTTTCCTTGGCTCGACGCACATCCAGATGCCGCATGATGCATGGCGTGTCTGGCAGGTTGCCAAGAACCTGGGCGCACACGGCTGA
- a CDS encoding XdhC/CoxI family protein, with the protein MSRLRHAGEPFSLATVVRTISVTAAKAGAKAVIRADGSIAGGWIGGGCARGAVLKASREALADGETRLISIQPEDLLKDRGVAAGEEKDGIRFASNMCPSQGTMDVFVEPVLPRPSLVILGASPVAIALAALGPRVGFDITVCAPSEDQDAFAAANERIDGYALPVETTALRYLVVATQGRGDQAALKAAVSVGAEHVAFVGSHRKAESLRTKLLTEGIDPAAIDRVKAPAGLDLGAITPEEIALSILAEILRLRRKDQRGNANETAYV; encoded by the coding sequence ATGAGTCGTCTGCGGCACGCAGGCGAGCCTTTCAGCCTCGCGACAGTCGTGCGGACCATTTCCGTGACAGCTGCCAAGGCCGGAGCAAAGGCGGTGATCCGTGCCGATGGCTCCATCGCAGGAGGATGGATTGGCGGTGGCTGTGCCCGCGGCGCAGTGCTTAAGGCCTCGCGGGAAGCTTTGGCTGACGGCGAAACGCGTTTGATTTCCATTCAGCCGGAAGACCTGCTCAAGGATCGAGGCGTTGCCGCCGGCGAGGAAAAAGACGGCATCCGTTTCGCAAGCAACATGTGCCCGAGCCAGGGAACCATGGATGTCTTCGTTGAGCCGGTTCTGCCACGTCCTTCATTGGTAATCCTTGGAGCCAGCCCCGTGGCAATCGCACTTGCTGCTCTTGGACCGCGCGTCGGCTTCGATATCACCGTCTGCGCCCCTTCGGAGGATCAGGATGCCTTTGCCGCCGCCAATGAGCGCATCGACGGCTATGCTCTTCCTGTTGAAACGACGGCGCTTCGCTACCTCGTCGTGGCGACACAGGGGCGCGGCGATCAGGCCGCGCTCAAGGCGGCCGTATCGGTTGGGGCCGAGCACGTGGCTTTTGTCGGAAGTCACAGGAAGGCTGAAAGCCTGCGGACCAAGCTGCTGACGGAGGGAATTGATCCGGCTGCAATCGACCGGGTCAAGGCTCCCGCCGGGCTCGATCTTGGCGCAATCACCCCGGAGGAGATTGCCCTCTCCATCCTAGCTGAAATTCTTCGCCTCCGCCGCAAAGACCAGCGCGGCAATGCGAATGAAACCGCTTACGTCTGA